In Parabacteroides timonensis, the genomic stretch CCGGTTGAAGGGGAAAAAGATCTATGTGGTGGATAAGGCACGTAAAGAACGGAAACGTCTGACGGCCCGCAACCATAAAGACCTGAAACCTCTACGTCCTGTCATCGAACGTTATGCCGATGTATTCCGGGCTGCAGGTCTTAACTATACAGAAACGTTTACTTCCCTTTACGAGTCGCATCCGGCCGATTTATCCGCAATGGAAGCTGTGGCCGGAACGAAAAACGGCAAATGGATCGGAATCGCTCCTTTTGCTAAACATCGTGGAAAGATCTATCCGATCGATGAAATGGAGCAAGTGGTTGCCCGTCTGTCAGAACAGGAGGACTATACCATATTCCTGTTGGGAGGACGAGGTTACGAAGAAGCAGTCCTCGAGCAGTGGGCGTTCCAGTATCCGCGAGTAAAAAGCCTAGTCGGACGTTATTCGCTGGATAACGAACTGGCCTTGATCAGCCAGCTAGATGTTTTGCTTTGTATGGACTCGGCCAATATGCATTTTGCTTCCCTTGTCGGAACAAGAGTTGTTTCTATCTGGGGGGCAACCCATCCTTATGCCGGATTCTATGGTTATCATCAGGACCCAAAGAATGCGATTCAACTCGATTTGCCATGCCGCCCTTGTTCCGTGTTCGGACAGAAACCCTGTTTCCGAGGTGATTGGGCTTGCATGACACAGATCAAACCGGAGATGATTGTTGCAAAGGTGAATGAATTGTTTCGCTAAGCCATCCCAATGAAAGCGAACGATATGAAGATTGTAATAAACCCGGAATATTCTTTTCTAACGGACTTTATAAATGATCTGCCGGAGAATTTCTCTTCCGAAGGTGAGATTATCTATAACGAGAGAAATGTACTGAAGCGGTATCAGGTTCAGGGTGTTGATATGATAGTGAAGAGTTTTAAAGTACCGATCCTTGTCAATAGGATAGCCTATGCTTTTTTGCGTAAATCTAAAGCTTGTCGCTCTTATGAATATGCGCTTGAGATATTGAAACGGGGAGGGAATACACCGGCACCGATCGCTTATATTGAGGAATATAAGAATGGTCTGTTAAACCGAAGCTATTATATTTCGATTTTTGATGCGAGAGCTACGACGATACGTGAATATATGGATGGGTCTATTCTGGACGCAGAAGTTATGTGGCGTAGTTTTGTCCGTTTTACTATAAATATTCATCGTTCCGGCATATTGCATATTGATTATTCTCCAGGGAATGTGTTGATGGAAACGAAACCGGATAACAGTTTCCGGTTTTCGCTGATCGATATTAACCGTTTGCGTTTTAAGGAAGTTTCCCAGGAAGAAGCATTATCCAATTTCGATCGTTTGGCTCTATCTGTGGAGGTCTCTACGCGTTTGGCAGAGATTTATGCCGAAGAATGTTCTCTGGATAAGAAGGAAACGGTGCGGAAGATTAATAAATACAGCGATCGTTTTTTCCTGAAAAGAACAATTAAAGAAAGTACCAAACAGATAAAACGGGAAAAAGGAAAATGGGCTGCTTTCTTTGGTCCGTTAGAACACTATTTTTTCCTTCGTTGGATCAGAATGTTATTTCTGAACGGACATAAGAACAACTGCCTTTACAAAAAAGAACGTGAATTGTACTTTTCCTATATCAAGTCTAAAGATGAACGTCAGGTGTTGAACCGCCGTTACCATTATGAGCCTTAAGCCTTGGAGCCTCGTATAAGGCCGGGGCGTAACCGGTGCATTACATACATATAACCTTTGCGTGTACTGTAAGTGCATGGATAATTATCCAGGAACGCAGATATATCTCTTGCATCATTTTTCCTGTGATAGGTACAAATGGCGAAATCCAGATTTATAGCTTTCGTAAATAAGTCTTTGGCACCGGCCAGGGCGCTGCATTCGGCTCCTTCGATATCCATTTTGAAGAATAGATCGTTTACCGGTTTGTCTGCAAAGAAAGAGTCTATAGTCTGTTGAGTATCGTCGTTGGTGTTTGAAATGTATTTTTTTATTATTTTGACCTTATCTTTCCAGGGTTCGAAGGTGGCATTTAAGGCTTTTATCCATTTGGGATCGTATTCAAAGAGATAGATCATACGAGCTTTTTCGATGGCACTTAAAGAGAATATTCCTTCTGCCGCACCGATGTCAAGGATTGTTTTGTCTGTTATTTCTTTCGGAGAATCGATATAATGGTGTGGATGTTCGGGGTGTTGCTCTATGAGTAGGCATCGGTATGCTTTTTGTATTCTTTCTTTTGAAAAATCTTCCGGAAAATATAGTTTTTTGTCTTTTTCATGCATTACATAACGTAATCCTTTTTCTTTATCTTCCATAACGTCTACCTTCATGTTGATGTAGGCTGGTGCAAAATCGTAGATATGACGTGTATAGTTGTGCTCTTTAATGTATTTGTAGTATCTGAGCTTAGGAGAATCGGGATCGAATATTTTTGTATAGATATATGGGATTGTTCCATATATGAATTTCTTGATACTTTTTATAATAGATTCTGACATGGTATATACTGTTGTTCATTGGAACTACAAATATCAGATTATTTTATGAATAAACAAAGTCAATAAAAGCTACTTATTCAGAACATTTCTATATACGTTCATCAGATCGTTTGCAATTTGTTGATCTGTAAAACGTTTTACATATTCTTTTCCCGCTTTTTTCATTAACTCGGCTTGTGCAGGAGTTGAAAGAATCCAGTCTATTTTCTCGCTCAGGTCGTTTACATCATTCGGTTCGACATAAAGGGAATCCGGTCCCCCTGCTTCTTCCAGACAGGAACCTGTTGCTGCAATTACCGGAACGTTGGAATGAAGTGCCTCTATTATCGGAATGCCGAATCCTTCAAAGAAAGAAGGATAAATGAATAAGTCGGCCATCTGGTAAAAGCCGGGAAGATCATCGAATGGAACATTACTTAGGATAGAAACTTGTTGTTGCATGTTATTTTCTTTAATATATGCCTCAACAATATCTGTATATGGAGTACGTTTCCCGATTGCAATCAGATGAATGTCTTTGTTCAACTGTTGGAGAGCACGAACGATTAGTAAAAGATTTTTTCTCTCTTCTATACTTCCTACATATAATATATAATGAGAGGGAATATGGTACCTTTTTTGAATATCATTCATCTTTTCTTGTGTTATAGTTTGCTGAAAAGACTCATCACATCCCTGATAAACGACGTCAATTTTTTCTTCGTTGATCTTATATGTTCTTATGATATCCTGTTTTGTCATCTCACTGATCGCTATAATCCTGTTTGCAACCTGGCAGGCTTTTTGAAATTTGTAGTTATAAATATTTCTGTCGATATATTTA encodes the following:
- a CDS encoding glycosyltransferase family 4 protein, producing the protein MKIGFDAKRILYNRTGLGNYSRFVVNSLSTHFPDNEYKLYSPGKGIESLHSQINPVPSVSFRYPERFISRLFPSLWRSNGIVRDLRKDQVELFHGLSNELPLSISRSGIPSIVTIHDLIFIRYPQFYKYIDRNIYNYKFQKACQVANRIIAISEMTKQDIIRTYKINEEKIDVVYQGCDESFQQTITQEKMNDIQKRYHIPSHYILYVGSIEERKNLLLIVRALQQLNKDIHLIAIGKRTPYTDIVEAYIKENNMQQQVSILSNVPFDDLPGFYQMADLFIYPSFFEGFGIPIIEALHSNVPVIAATGSCLEEAGGPDSLYVEPNDVNDLSEKIDWILSTPAQAELMKKAGKEYVKRFTDQQIANDLMNVYRNVLNK
- a CDS encoding FkbM family methyltransferase is translated as MSESIIKSIKKFIYGTIPYIYTKIFDPDSPKLRYYKYIKEHNYTRHIYDFAPAYINMKVDVMEDKEKGLRYVMHEKDKKLYFPEDFSKERIQKAYRCLLIEQHPEHPHHYIDSPKEITDKTILDIGAAEGIFSLSAIEKARMIYLFEYDPKWIKALNATFEPWKDKVKIIKKYISNTNDDTQQTIDSFFADKPVNDLFFKMDIEGAECSALAGAKDLFTKAINLDFAICTYHRKNDARDISAFLDNYPCTYSTRKGYMYVMHRLRPGLIRGSKA
- a CDS encoding lipopolysaccharide kinase InaA family protein — encoded protein: MKIVINPEYSFLTDFINDLPENFSSEGEIIYNERNVLKRYQVQGVDMIVKSFKVPILVNRIAYAFLRKSKACRSYEYALEILKRGGNTPAPIAYIEEYKNGLLNRSYYISIFDARATTIREYMDGSILDAEVMWRSFVRFTINIHRSGILHIDYSPGNVLMETKPDNSFRFSLIDINRLRFKEVSQEEALSNFDRLALSVEVSTRLAEIYAEECSLDKKETVRKINKYSDRFFLKRTIKESTKQIKREKGKWAAFFGPLEHYFFLRWIRMLFLNGHKNNCLYKKERELYFSYIKSKDERQVLNRRYHYEP
- a CDS encoding glycosyltransferase family 9 protein — its product is MAKILVIRLSAIGDVAMTVPVIYSAAKANPQDTFTVLTQAFLIPVFMNRPSNVDVIGINTKAAEKTLGGLLRFASALVRFDYDIVLDLHDVIRTMIIRNSFRLKGKKIYVVDKARKERKRLTARNHKDLKPLRPVIERYADVFRAAGLNYTETFTSLYESHPADLSAMEAVAGTKNGKWIGIAPFAKHRGKIYPIDEMEQVVARLSEQEDYTIFLLGGRGYEEAVLEQWAFQYPRVKSLVGRYSLDNELALISQLDVLLCMDSANMHFASLVGTRVVSIWGATHPYAGFYGYHQDPKNAIQLDLPCRPCSVFGQKPCFRGDWACMTQIKPEMIVAKVNELFR